In Zingiber officinale cultivar Zhangliang chromosome 6A, Zo_v1.1, whole genome shotgun sequence, a single genomic region encodes these proteins:
- the LOC121994169 gene encoding calcium-binding protein KIC-like → MAEEGKARGEATAAAEEEYEDLLPVMAERMEEEQFMRELCAGFRLLAEAKSSLITPASLRRNAAAALGVEGMTAAEAEAMVREGDMDGDGALNEREFCVLMVRLSPEMMADTEAWIESLLLTPPPPPAADAN, encoded by the coding sequence ATGGCGGAGGAGGGAAAGGCGAGAGGGGAGgcgacggcggcggcggaggaggaaTACGAGGACCTGCTGCCGGTGATGGCAGAGCGGATGGAGGAGGAGCAGTTTATGCGGGAGCTGTGCGCGGGGTTCCGGCTGCTGGCGGAGGCGAAGAGCAGTCTGATTACGCCGGCGAGCCTGAGGCGGAACGCAGCAGCGGCGCTGGGAGTGGAAGGTATGACGGCGGCGGAGGCGGAGGCGATGGTGAGGGAGGGGGACATGGACGGCGACGGCGCGCTCAACGAGCGGGAGTTCTGCGTGCTAATGGTCCGGCTCAGCCCCGAGATGATGGCGGACACCGAGGCGTGGATAGAGAGCCTGCTGCTgacaccgccgccgccgccagcgGCCGATGCTAATTGA